From a region of the Nonomuraea helvata genome:
- a CDS encoding ATP-binding protein codes for MNEEFLAELVFPGERRSVSAARHCVRGILKAAGHRCVDDALLIVSELVGNAILHTVSGLTGGLITVAVRQIGDAMARIDVIDQGGLTVPRMRQPSDTECSGRGLHIVGETAIRWGVHDDALGGRTVWAEVLITQDASAASMSASLCETEA; via the coding sequence ATGAACGAAGAGTTCCTGGCCGAGTTGGTGTTCCCGGGCGAGCGTCGTTCGGTATCCGCAGCTCGTCACTGCGTCAGGGGCATTCTCAAGGCAGCGGGCCATCGGTGCGTCGACGACGCCCTGCTCATAGTCAGCGAACTGGTGGGGAACGCCATCTTGCACACCGTCTCGGGACTGACAGGCGGGTTGATCACCGTGGCCGTCCGGCAGATCGGTGACGCCATGGCCCGCATTGACGTGATCGATCAAGGAGGGCTGACGGTGCCACGTATGCGTCAGCCAAGTGATACGGAGTGCTCGGGGCGGGGCCTGCACATAGTCGGCGAGACAGCGATCCGCTGGGGCGTACACGACGACGCGCTTGGCGGCAGAACGGTGTGGGCAGAAGTACTCATCACGCAAGACGCCTCGGCGGCCTCCATGAGCGCCTCACTATGCGAGACGGAGGCCTGA
- a CDS encoding helix-turn-helix transcriptional regulator — protein MAGGRGPTLRRRRLAGELRLLRERSGLTGEQVGERLGWSVSKVSRIETAQVGVRTGDLTALCDLYEVPAAKREALHELARTAMRRGWWETYESISTDYANYIGLESEAADIRCFSQTLIHGLLQTEDYARAVIRATLMPFAPASEVDRRVEIRMTRQKILCRDNPLGIWMVLDEAALKRLVGGSEVMKAQCESLIRMSELPNVTIQILTCSVGAHPGANTPFSILSFPEVYDPDVVYIETMTSSLWIEDDSEVHSYSLAFDQVRAMALSPDDSAELISEMVGRL, from the coding sequence ATGGCTGGTGGGCGAGGCCCCACTCTCCGCCGACGCAGACTCGCGGGAGAACTCCGCCTTCTACGCGAGCGCTCCGGACTCACCGGAGAGCAGGTAGGAGAGCGGCTCGGATGGTCCGTCAGCAAGGTAAGCCGCATCGAGACAGCACAAGTCGGGGTGCGGACCGGTGACCTCACGGCGCTCTGCGACCTCTACGAGGTGCCAGCCGCAAAACGTGAGGCGCTCCACGAGCTTGCGCGGACAGCCATGCGGCGTGGTTGGTGGGAAACGTATGAGTCGATCTCGACCGACTACGCGAACTACATCGGCCTCGAATCCGAGGCCGCCGACATCAGGTGCTTCTCGCAAACCCTCATCCACGGACTGCTGCAAACAGAGGACTACGCACGTGCCGTCATCCGGGCGACTCTCATGCCGTTTGCGCCCGCTTCCGAAGTTGACCGCCGGGTTGAGATCCGTATGACCCGCCAGAAGATCCTCTGCCGGGACAACCCACTTGGTATCTGGATGGTCCTGGATGAAGCAGCGCTCAAACGTCTGGTCGGCGGCTCGGAGGTGATGAAAGCCCAGTGCGAGTCGTTGATCCGGATGTCAGAGTTGCCCAACGTCACGATCCAGATCCTCACCTGCTCCGTCGGCGCCCATCCCGGCGCCAACACCCCGTTCTCGATCCTGTCGTTTCCTGAGGTGTACGACCCTGACGTGGTCTACATCGAGACCATGACGAGTAGCCTGTGGATCGAGGATGACAGTGAGGTTCACTCCTATAGCCTCGCCTTTGACCAAGTGCGTGCGATGGCGCTCAGCCCAGACGACTCGGCAGAGTTGATCTCAGAAATGGTTGGACGCCTGTAG